A region of Micromonospora chokoriensis DNA encodes the following proteins:
- a CDS encoding sigma-70 family RNA polymerase sigma factor, whose amino-acid sequence MSPTAPAGDSDAQMRHLVATHCAPLTRFVSRMTRDVDQSTEDLVQETMIRAWRSNPTVLTANEQTGRRWLFTVARHLVIDHYRRQRALPLEAMPSADCATADDSTAAEALANVALSEAVRNLSREHHEVLIEVLLENRPAPEVAARLGIPVGTVRSRLHYAVRSLREAVLD is encoded by the coding sequence ATGTCGCCCACGGCGCCTGCCGGCGACAGCGACGCGCAGATGCGGCACCTGGTGGCCACGCACTGCGCGCCGCTGACGCGTTTCGTGTCGAGGATGACCCGCGACGTCGACCAGAGCACCGAAGATCTGGTCCAGGAGACGATGATCCGGGCCTGGCGGAGCAATCCGACCGTCCTCACGGCGAACGAACAGACCGGCCGACGATGGTTGTTCACGGTGGCCCGGCACCTGGTCATCGACCACTACCGCCGCCAGCGCGCACTACCCCTCGAAGCGATGCCGTCAGCCGACTGCGCGACCGCGGACGACTCGACCGCCGCCGAGGCCCTCGCGAACGTCGCGCTGAGCGAGGCCGTGCGGAATCTCAGCCGGGAGCACCACGAAGTACTCATCGAGGTTCTCCTCGAGAACCGTCCCGCCCCGGAGGTCGCCGCGCGCCTCGGGATACCAGTGGGAACGGTCCGCTCGCGGCTTCACTACGCCGTCCGATCCCTGCGGGAAGCGGTCCTCGACTGA
- a CDS encoding alpha/beta fold hydrolase — protein sequence MSSPIVLLHGLTFDRRHWDPLRRELAVLQPDRRVLALDLPGHGDAPPRASYDLREVAEIVHGQITAAGLTGPPTVVGHSLGGVIATIYAARHPTSAVVNLDQFLLPGPFGDVVRAAEPELRGPGWRAVWDRMLAGMGIESLRGEARHLAETATAPSRDLLLGYWSELLHGDDGQIAVDREADLRTIAARGVGYRWVTGAQPPVPYVEWLTAALPTTVVTVLPGGHLPHLEHPAQVAQLLYQDDRS from the coding sequence ATGTCATCTCCCATCGTTCTGCTCCACGGACTCACCTTCGATCGGCGGCACTGGGACCCTCTGCGTCGCGAACTCGCGGTCCTGCAACCGGACCGCAGGGTCCTCGCCCTGGACCTGCCGGGCCATGGCGACGCTCCACCCCGTGCGTCGTACGACCTGCGCGAGGTTGCCGAGATCGTGCACGGTCAGATCACCGCGGCGGGTCTGACCGGGCCGCCGACGGTGGTGGGTCACTCTCTGGGCGGGGTGATCGCCACGATCTACGCCGCTCGCCATCCCACGAGCGCCGTCGTCAACCTGGACCAGTTCCTGCTGCCGGGCCCCTTCGGCGACGTCGTGCGGGCGGCGGAGCCGGAGCTGCGTGGCCCCGGGTGGCGCGCGGTCTGGGATCGCATGCTGGCCGGCATGGGGATCGAGTCGCTACGAGGCGAGGCACGCCACCTCGCGGAGACCGCCACCGCACCGAGTCGCGATCTGCTGCTGGGTTACTGGAGCGAGCTTCTGCACGGCGACGACGGGCAGATCGCCGTCGATCGCGAGGCGGATCTGCGGACGATCGCCGCCCGGGGCGTCGGTTACCGGTGGGTGACCGGCGCGCAGCCGCCAGTTCCCTACGTCGAGTGGTTGACCGCCGCCCTACCCACGACCGTCGTCACCGTGCTGCCTGGTGGTCACCTGCCACACCTGGAACACCCGGCCCAGGTCGCCCAACTGCTGTACCAGGACGATCGGTCCTGA
- a CDS encoding ATP-binding protein: MIGRRRELAAVRRLLDGAVAGRGGCLIVVGPPGSGKTALGDAAADLARQRGLPVDRSTAADGAGPRLVILDDLDQATTEADLDQLVRGGAAVLATTVEARHPCQHLYLAPLTEAELAAALPGMPNGTVHAVWLLTAGWPGPALDLAAAVPPGAGEDAVVEFALTSPSRGQFLTLDTGLVRLLEDAASRALPPATRARVLVRLAGEMLGDPSAPARRRELVDEAVRLARDSDEPGTLAEVLDGRLHALWDPAAADERLSTASQIIDLSRRAGDAVLERRGLFWRFVALAELGDLDAAEAALVAYARAGERDGDPEAAVIALSRHAVLALVRGRFELAEALAVEVTEAGRRVGLADAYRLTASVRGRLALLRGDAAGEVATLRALARRLPGHFFEVTAARALAESGQITEALLEVDRLLPSVLAGAGPRWLGAVADLAFVASFGAAPTAAAALYDALLPYAGRLVVWGGANTIAGPVEDYLGRLAARLGRSDEARAHFDRAVAQEKRLGALPWLAATLAARGDRAQAASIAEGLGLPVPAGLPVSSDETSPPTASDNPSAAHTEPGADVWRLGRDGDDWIIDAGTEHARLRDVRGFHFLRTLLAAPGQEIAALDLAAGGAGLVGSAPGPVLDTEARAAYRKRLDDLARQMDVADRTGDVELAATFAAERSALLAELRRAAGLGGRTRSHSAEAERARVNATRALRAVLTRLEPVAPIVAAHLRASVHTGSYFRYQPAAGGPTRWQL, encoded by the coding sequence ATGATCGGACGTCGTCGTGAGCTCGCCGCCGTCCGACGACTGCTGGACGGCGCGGTCGCCGGCAGGGGCGGTTGCCTGATCGTCGTCGGACCGCCCGGATCGGGAAAGACCGCGCTCGGCGACGCGGCGGCGGACCTCGCCCGGCAGCGTGGCCTGCCGGTGGATCGGTCGACGGCAGCCGACGGAGCCGGCCCCCGGCTGGTGATCCTGGACGACCTCGACCAGGCCACGACGGAGGCCGACCTCGACCAGTTGGTACGTGGTGGGGCGGCGGTCCTGGCCACCACGGTCGAGGCGAGGCACCCCTGCCAGCACCTGTATCTGGCCCCACTGACCGAAGCGGAACTCGCTGCCGCCCTGCCGGGGATGCCGAACGGCACTGTGCACGCGGTATGGCTGCTCACCGCCGGCTGGCCCGGGCCGGCTCTCGACCTCGCGGCGGCCGTGCCGCCCGGCGCCGGCGAGGATGCCGTCGTCGAGTTTGCCCTCACCTCGCCTTCGCGAGGCCAGTTCCTCACCCTCGACACCGGTCTGGTCCGGCTGCTGGAGGACGCCGCGTCGCGGGCGTTGCCGCCGGCCACCCGGGCTCGTGTGCTGGTGCGGCTTGCCGGAGAGATGCTCGGCGACCCGTCCGCCCCGGCCCGACGGCGGGAACTCGTCGACGAGGCGGTTCGGCTCGCCAGGGACTCCGACGAACCGGGGACCCTCGCCGAGGTGTTGGACGGGCGGTTGCACGCGTTGTGGGACCCGGCTGCCGCCGACGAGCGTCTGTCCACGGCGTCCCAGATCATCGACCTGTCCCGCCGGGCCGGAGATGCCGTCCTCGAACGGCGAGGGTTGTTCTGGCGTTTCGTCGCGCTGGCCGAACTCGGTGACCTGGACGCGGCCGAAGCCGCTTTGGTGGCGTACGCCCGGGCGGGGGAGCGGGACGGCGACCCCGAGGCCGCGGTCATCGCCCTGTCCCGGCACGCCGTTCTGGCGCTGGTCCGGGGCCGCTTCGAGCTCGCGGAGGCGCTTGCCGTCGAGGTGACCGAGGCGGGTCGGCGGGTCGGCCTGGCAGACGCCTACCGGCTGACCGCGTCGGTGCGGGGTCGACTGGCTCTGCTGCGCGGCGACGCGGCAGGGGAGGTCGCGACGTTGCGCGCGCTCGCGCGGCGACTGCCCGGACACTTCTTCGAGGTCACCGCCGCCCGTGCTCTGGCAGAGTCGGGCCAGATCACCGAGGCCCTACTGGAGGTGGATCGCCTGCTGCCGTCGGTGCTGGCCGGCGCGGGTCCCCGCTGGCTCGGCGCGGTGGCCGACCTGGCCTTCGTCGCCTCGTTCGGCGCAGCGCCGACCGCCGCCGCGGCCCTCTACGATGCTCTCCTTCCCTACGCCGGTCGCCTGGTGGTCTGGGGTGGTGCGAACACCATCGCGGGGCCGGTCGAGGACTATCTGGGGCGTCTGGCCGCCCGGCTGGGGCGATCCGACGAAGCGCGGGCGCACTTCGACAGGGCTGTCGCCCAGGAGAAGCGGCTCGGTGCCCTGCCATGGCTGGCGGCCACCCTCGCGGCCCGTGGGGATCGGGCGCAGGCGGCCTCGATAGCCGAAGGGCTCGGCCTGCCGGTACCCGCCGGCCTGCCGGTGTCGTCCGACGAGACATCGCCACCGACGGCGTCGGACAACCCGTCGGCGGCCCACACCGAGCCAGGAGCCGACGTGTGGAGACTGGGACGCGACGGCGACGACTGGATCATCGACGCTGGTACGGAGCATGCCCGTCTTCGTGACGTCAGAGGTTTCCACTTCCTGCGTACCCTTCTTGCCGCACCCGGCCAGGAGATCGCCGCGCTGGATCTGGCCGCCGGAGGCGCCGGCCTCGTGGGGTCCGCGCCCGGACCGGTGCTCGACACCGAAGCCCGTGCGGCGTACCGCAAACGGCTCGACGACCTCGCGCGTCAGATGGACGTGGCAGACCGCACCGGCGACGTCGAACTCGCCGCGACGTTCGCGGCCGAGCGGAGCGCGCTGCTGGCTGAACTGCGGCGGGCCGCCGGCCTGGGGGGTCGGACCCGCTCGCACAGCGCCGAAGCGGAACGGGCCCGGGTCAACGCGACACGTGCCCTGCGGGCGGTGCTCACCAGGCTGGAGCCGGTCGCTCCCATCGTGGCGGCGCACCTGCGGGCGTCGGTGCACACCGGCAGCTACTTCCGCTATCAGCCCGCAGCCGGTGGGCCGACGCGCTGGCAGCTGTGA